In Arthrobacter sp. MN05-02, one genomic interval encodes:
- a CDS encoding FUSC family protein, with translation MAKNRNLRGRGVLAARLDDDLKERLRAAVVDPHLLLAGKAALAAALAWTFALAIPGEASRYPYYAPLGALLAMYPTVAGTLKSGLQTVAGLTIGIVLAHIAVWAGDPNWVTIAFVVGARVLLAGPLKRTAGGGSGIASAGLFVLVIGNDNLGYSLGYFVQTVVGVGVGVAVSALILPPLNLDDAVGQMSRLRRTAARQLQEMGEALEEDWPADDPRWPERRNDLTASARNAREALQFADESRKGNLRRRFHPHDARRDHRHVEVLETVATHTLNITNMLQDALHGTSREHPLPAAVRPTLRQAFTAVGDVLDLWTVEDIDSEALRVAERSLKELEITAYESSSKEVPFGAAAAIGMNLHRILQTVAQDQRIDGAD, from the coding sequence ATGGCCAAGAATCGGAATCTCCGCGGCCGTGGCGTCCTCGCAGCCCGTCTCGACGACGACCTGAAGGAGCGGCTGCGCGCCGCGGTGGTCGATCCCCACCTCCTCCTCGCGGGCAAGGCCGCCCTCGCGGCCGCCCTCGCCTGGACCTTCGCGCTCGCCATCCCGGGGGAGGCCTCCCGGTATCCGTACTACGCCCCTCTGGGCGCCCTGCTGGCGATGTACCCGACGGTCGCAGGAACGCTCAAGTCGGGGCTGCAGACGGTCGCCGGTCTCACGATCGGGATCGTCCTGGCCCACATCGCGGTCTGGGCGGGGGATCCCAACTGGGTGACGATCGCCTTCGTCGTCGGAGCGAGGGTGCTTCTCGCCGGTCCCCTGAAGAGGACCGCGGGCGGCGGCTCCGGGATCGCGTCCGCCGGGCTGTTCGTCCTGGTCATCGGCAACGACAACCTGGGATACTCCCTGGGATATTTCGTGCAGACCGTCGTGGGTGTGGGCGTGGGCGTCGCCGTCAGCGCGCTGATCCTCCCGCCGCTGAACCTGGACGACGCCGTGGGGCAGATGAGCCGGCTCCGCAGGACCGCTGCCCGTCAGCTCCAGGAGATGGGCGAGGCGCTCGAGGAGGACTGGCCGGCGGACGATCCGCGCTGGCCCGAGCGGCGGAACGACCTCACGGCCTCCGCGCGGAATGCCCGCGAGGCCCTGCAGTTCGCGGACGAGAGCAGGAAGGGCAACCTCCGGCGGCGTTTCCATCCGCACGACGCCCGCCGCGACCACCGGCACGTGGAGGTCCTCGAGACCGTGGCGACCCACACGCTGAACATCACCAACATGCTGCAGGACGCGCTCCACGGGACCTCCCGCGAACACCCCCTGCCCGCCGCGGTCCGGCCGACCCTGCGCCAGGCCTTCACCGCCGTCGGTGACGTCCTGGACCTGTGGACGGTGGAGGACATCGACTCCGAGGCGCTGCGGGTCGCCGAGCGGAGCTTGAAGGAGCTCGAGATCACCGCGTACGAGAGCTCGTCGAAGGAGGTCCCCTTCGGTGCTGCGGCCGCGATCGGCATGAACCTGCACCGCATCCTGCAGACGGTCGCGCAGGACCAGCGGATCGACGGGGCGGACTGA
- a CDS encoding D-serine/D-alanine/glycine transporter produces MRNSASSAPPSTRSVAGNPSRPPHLTRALSNRHIQLLAIGGAIGTGLFMGSGKTISLAGPSVIFVYMIIGFMLFFVMRAMGEILLSNLEYRSFSDFAGDLLGPWAGFFTGWSYWFFWVVTGVADIVAIAGYVDILAPGTPLWIPALATPVVLLLLNLPTVKAFGEAEFWFAIIKVVAILALIGTGIVMIATRFTSPGGSVADLANIWNDGGMFPHGLFGFVLGFQIAIFAFAGIELVGTAAAETKDPEKTLPRAVNSIPLRVLLFYVGALTVIMAVNPWRTIDPANSPFIGMFTLAGLGIAAVVVNLVVLTSAASSANSGIYSTSRMVYGLAQDGNAPTSFGKLSSRKVPQNALLFSCIFLLAGLVLLYSGDSVIGAFTVVTSVASVLTMFVWSMILLSYLAFRRRRPGLHERSVFKMPGADFMPYVVLAFFVFMLVALAQAEDTRLALVVTPLWFILLGAAWSLNRRTPLQQARIEEHRATLRSERSAAASR; encoded by the coding sequence ATGCGAAACTCCGCATCCTCTGCGCCGCCCTCCACCCGGAGCGTCGCAGGAAACCCCAGTCGGCCGCCCCACCTGACCCGCGCGCTGAGCAACCGCCACATCCAGCTGCTGGCCATCGGTGGCGCCATCGGCACGGGCCTCTTCATGGGCTCGGGCAAGACCATCTCCCTCGCCGGGCCCTCGGTCATCTTCGTGTACATGATCATCGGCTTCATGCTGTTCTTCGTCATGCGCGCCATGGGGGAGATCCTGCTCTCGAACCTCGAGTACAGGTCCTTCAGCGACTTCGCCGGTGACCTCCTGGGCCCCTGGGCAGGCTTCTTCACGGGCTGGTCCTACTGGTTCTTCTGGGTCGTCACGGGTGTGGCCGATATCGTCGCCATCGCCGGCTACGTCGACATCCTCGCCCCCGGTACCCCCCTCTGGATCCCGGCACTGGCCACGCCCGTGGTGCTCCTGCTCCTGAACCTGCCCACCGTGAAGGCCTTCGGCGAGGCCGAGTTCTGGTTCGCGATCATCAAGGTCGTGGCGATCCTCGCGCTGATCGGGACCGGCATCGTCATGATCGCCACCCGCTTCACCTCGCCGGGCGGCTCGGTCGCGGACCTCGCAAACATCTGGAACGACGGCGGCATGTTCCCGCACGGTCTCTTCGGCTTCGTCCTCGGTTTCCAGATCGCCATCTTCGCCTTCGCCGGTATCGAGCTGGTGGGCACCGCCGCCGCGGAGACCAAGGACCCCGAGAAGACGTTGCCCCGCGCCGTGAACTCCATCCCCCTGCGTGTCCTGCTCTTCTACGTGGGAGCCCTCACGGTGATCATGGCGGTCAACCCCTGGCGGACCATCGATCCCGCGAACAGCCCGTTCATCGGCATGTTCACCCTGGCAGGCCTGGGGATCGCCGCCGTCGTCGTCAACCTCGTGGTGCTCACCTCGGCCGCATCCAGCGCCAACTCGGGGATCTACTCGACCTCGCGCATGGTGTACGGACTCGCGCAGGACGGCAACGCCCCGACGTCCTTCGGGAAGCTCAGCTCACGCAAGGTGCCGCAGAACGCGCTGCTGTTCTCGTGCATCTTCCTGCTGGCCGGCCTGGTCCTGCTGTACTCGGGCGACTCCGTGATCGGTGCCTTCACCGTCGTCACCTCGGTGGCCTCGGTGCTGACCATGTTCGTCTGGTCCATGATCCTGCTCAGCTACCTGGCGTTCCGGCGCCGCCGCCCCGGACTCCACGAGCGCTCGGTGTTCAAGATGCCCGGTGCGGACTTCATGCCGTACGTGGTCCTGGCCTTCTTCGTGTTCATGCTCGTCGCGCTGGCGCAGGCCGAGGACACCCGGCTGGCCCTGGTCGTGACGCCGCTGTGGTTCATCCTGCTGGGTGCCGCCTGGTCCCTGAACCGCAGGACGCCGCTGCAGCAGGCCCGCATCGAGGAGCACAGGGCGACGCTGCGGTCCGAGCGCTCCGCCGCTGCGAGCCGCTAG